The Polyangium mundeleinium genome contains the following window.
CAGGTCGTGTGCACGCATCTCCAGGTCGTGTGCACAAGTCTCCAAGTTGCGTGCACACGTCTCCAAGTTGCGTGCGCGCGTCTCCAGGTCGTGTGCACGCGTCTCCAGGTCGTGTGCACGCGTCTCCAGGTCGCGTGCACAAGTCTCCAAGTTGCGTGCACACGTCTCCAAGTTGCGTGCGCGCGTGTTCCTCGTCACGAACACGCGTCTCCAGGTCGTGTGCACGCGTCTCCAGGTCGTGTGCACGCGTCTCCAGGTCGTGTGCACGCGTCTCCAGGTCGTGTGCACGCGTCTCCAGGTCGTGTGCACGCGTCTCCAGGTCGTGTGCACGCGTCTCCAGGTCGCGTGCGCACGTGTCTTTTGCCACGTGCACGCGTCATCGAGGTCGCGTGCGGGCGCCTTCTGGTCGCGTGCGCGCGTCTCTTACATCCCGCCCATGCCGCCGGCGCCGCCCATGCCACCGGCGCCGCCCATGCCACCCATGCCACCGGCGCCCCCCGAGCCGGGGCCCGCGTTTGGATCGAGGCTCTCGATCCAGAGCTTCACGCAGTTGATCTCGAGATCACTCATCGATCCGCCGAGCGGCATCTTCAGCCCGCACGGCGGCGGATCCACGAGCTTCGCGTAGATCAGGCTGCCCGCCGCATCGATCGGGTTCGCCAGGATCACGCTCCCGCAAGACTCCGTCCCCGCGACGCTCACGAGCCGCGACTCGATGTTCGGCGAGGCCAGGTCCACGGTCGTCGAGCCAGCCGCATGGCAGTTCGCCGTGCCGCATTTCGCCGCGAGCATCGCAGGCACATCCGGGCAGGCCCCGCCGCCCTGGAAGATCGCCTTCTCCTCCTCGGTCAACGTACCCGGACAACCCGCCGCGAGCGCGACGACGAAGGGGGCGGAGAGCGCCGCGACGCAGATACGGAAGAAGCGCGCGTTCATCATCGTCTCCTCAATCCATGTAGGCCAGGCCGAGCCGGACGCCGAAGAACTGATCCAGCGCGCCGCCCGCCACGAACGCGTCGCCGAGCACGGGATCGAAGTCCGAGAAGAACCGGTCGTAGTGGCCGGTCAATCGAATCTGCAGCCCCGTCTCGAAGCGCACGGCGAGCCCCGCCGCCGCCGTGATCCCGTGCACCTTCGCCCCCGAGAAACGCTCGTACACCGCGCCCGTCGTGAGCGGCTCGAGCCACTCGAACCCGAGGATCGCCGCCACCGGCCCGATCGGGATCCACCCGTCGACGCCCGCGCGGATCGCCAGGTAGTCCACGTTCGCCACCTGGCTGCCGAGCGCGCCGGGCGCGTCGATCTCGAACGTCTGCCACCGGACGCCGCCGAGCACGCCAATCACCGGCCCCGTCGGACGCGAGAGCGGGATCCGGTACTTCAGCGCCGCCGTGATCCGCTGGTAGACCGTGTCCACCGGCTCGCCGCCCTCCGTCGCGGATTGCAGCCCGAACGCGCGTGCATACCCGAGCGAGAGCCCGAGATCCCGCAGCACCGGCACCGTCGTCATCGCCGCCGGGAACACCTCGACCCCCACGGCCGCCACGGGCGCGCCGTACACGTCATAGCGCCGCAGGTTCCCCGAGATCCCGTCCGAGTACGTGAACACGCGCCCGCCGATCTCGAAGCCGACCTCCGCCGACACGATCGACGAGCCCGCCTGATGCCGCACCCGCGCCGCAGGCTCCTCCTCCACCTTCGGCTTCGTCTCGGCCGGCGGAGGCGCCGCCGTGTCCGCCGGCTCGGGCGGCGGCGGCGGCGCGTAGGTCTCGACCGCGCTCGAGATCGCCGCGGCGATCGCCTTCCTCCGTTCGTCCTCGGAGCCTTTCAGCGACACCGCCGCGTCGACCGGCGTCGCGTCGTCCTCCGCGTTCACCCACACGAGGTGCACGCGCGTCTCGCCGCGCGCCTTCTGCACGATGCCCACGAGCACCGCGCCCGCGCCGATGATCGACGCCGCTTGCTGCACGCGAGGCACGAGCCGATCACGTTGCTTCGTGTTTGTCATCGCGGCGCCGAGCGGCTTCGACTGGCCCGCCTTGCGCAGCGCCGCCGAAAACTCCTTCGTCGTGGCCACGACGATCCGATCGGGCAACGCAGCCTCGATGTCCCCGCGCACCGAGCCTGCGTCCGGGCCCTCCACGTGCACGGCCAAGATTTTCTTCGCCGCCGGCTCCGCGGCCGCGGCCGAGGCCGAGGCCGGCGCGCTCGCCGCCACGAAGCCGAGGAGGGGCGCCGCGAGGCGCGTCCCGAGCGCGAAGGCCCACGCCGCCGTTCGCGTGGATCGCGAGCGATTCGCCGCCCTTCGCGGCACCGCGTTCATCAAAAGCACGGCGTGAGCCTACAGGGGCCCCCGCCCGGGGGTAAAGACCTCCGCAAGGACGTTCTCGGCAGCAAAATCCTCTGCCATTGCGAAATTCGTGTGAACTCCAAAAGAATCGGCAGATCCTTGGATCGGACGCCGTGCTTGCGCGTTGACGCCCGTGGAGGCCCGGCATACCACCGTGATTGCCAAAGCCCTGGAGGTGGCCGGCATGGAGACTTTTAGCGCCCCTTCCTCCGTCATGCGCCGCATTCCGACGCTCCTGCGCGCCGGAGCGCTCGTCCTCGCTTGTCTCTTGCCCGCGTGCGTCGGGACGATCGGCGGCTCGTCGGAGGATCAAGCAGCCGTTCAATCGATACCCGAGCGCAGCGCCTTCCCGCGCTTGACCCACGCGCAGTGGGAAAACTCGGTGCGCGACGTATTGCGCCTCGAAGCGCGCCCCGGATTCTCGGCGTCGTTCACCGGAGACCCGCTCGGCGGCGTCTTCGACAACAACGAGGCCGTCCTTTCGGTCACGCCGAACCTGTGGGCCGATTACCAGCGCGCCGCCGAGGAGCTCGCGGCCCTGGTCGTCTCGGATCCCGCGAAGGTCGACGCGCTCGTGCCGGCCGACGAGGGACAAGGAAACGAGGCCCGCGCCCGCGCCTTCATCGAGACCGTCGGCAAGCGCGCGTATCGCCGGCCCCTCACCGGCCAGGAAGTCGACAAACTCGTCGCGCTCTTCAACGAGGCCCCGAGCCTCATCGAAGGCGACCCCTTCCTCGCCGGTGTCGAGCACGTCCTCTCGGCCTTCTTCCAGTCGCCGCATTTCATCTATCGCGTCGAAGGCACACGCGAGCCACGCCCCGACGGCCTCATCCCGCTCGGCGCCTACGAGCGCGCATCGCGGCTCTCGTATCTCCTCTGGAACACGATGCCCGACGACGTCCTCTTCGAGGCCGCCGCGGCGGGCGAGCTCGACACGAAGGAGGGCCTGCGCACCCACGCCGAGCGCATGCTCGCGGATCCGCAGGCGCGTGACGTCGTCCTCGCGTTCCACCGCCAGCTCTTCGACTGGAGGAAGTTCGAGGATCTCTACAAGGATCCCGCCGTCTTCCCCGAGTTCGTCCCCGAGATCGGAAAGGACCTCGTCCGCGAGGCCGAGCTCTTCGTCGAGGACGTGGTCTTCGAGCAGGAGGGTGGCTTGACCGAGCTGCTCACCTCGCGCACCGCGTTCGTGAACGACAGGCTCGCGGGCATCTACGAGGTCGACGCGCCGAACGGCGCCGAGTTCGGCAAGGTCGAGCTCGACGCAGAAAAACGCAGCGGCATCCTCACCCGCGCCGGCTTCCTCGCGGCGAACGGCACGGCCCGCGCGTCCGACCCGATCCACCGCGGCGTCTTCGTGAACCTGCGCGTCCTCTGCGCGCGTTTGCCGCCGCCGCCGAACAACGTCCCGCCGCTGCCGCCCGTCGAGGGGAAGACCACGCGCGAGATCGTCGCCAGCCACACGGGCAAGGGCACGTGCGGCGCCTCGTGCCACGGCACGCTCATCAACCCGGCCGGCTTCGCGTTCGAGAACTACGACGCGATCGGCCGTTACCGGTCGGAGGACAACGGCTTCCCGGTCGACGCCGCGGACGCGTACCCGCTCGGCGGCGGCATGGTGAACTTCAGCGATGCCAACACGTGGAGCCAGTTGCTCGCGGAGAGCCGCGAGGCGAACGAGTGCTTCGCGAAGAACTGGCTCGAGTTCGCCTACGGCAGGGACGCCGTGGTCGAGGACGCCAAGCTCATCGCGACGCTCGGCGAGGCCTCGCGCACCGGCATGTCCGTCAAGGAGCTCCTGCTCGAGCTCATCTCCTCCGACGCCTTCTCGACCCGCCGCCCCGTGGAGGTCGCGCCATGAATCGCCGTCATTTGCTTCGAGGTCTCTTCGGCGTCTCCCTCGCGCTCCCGTTCCTCGAGAGCTTCTCGCCGCGCAAGGCCGAGGCCGGCGCGGGCGACGTCCCTCCGTTCGCGATCTTCATGCGCCAGGCGAACGGCGTCGTGCAGCAGACCAACGACGAGCCCGAGATGTTCTGGCCGAGCCAGACCGGCGCGCTCACGACCGAGTCGCTGAACGCCGAGAGTGATCGGACGGTCAGCGAGCTCAGCGCGTATGCCTCGCGCCTCCTCCTGGTGAAGGGCATCAACTTCGCGTTCCCCGGCAACGGCTGCGGCCACTCCGGCGGCGGCAACCAGTGCCTCACGGCGCAGAAGGTCTCCACGGACCCGGTCGGCAACGAGTCGTTGGCGATGGGCGAGTCGATCGACAACCGCATCGCGCGCGAGCTCAACGCCGCGGGCGTCGAGCCCCTCACGTTGTATGCGGGCAAGAAGGCCGGCTACATCAACGAGGTGCTCTCGTACCGCGACGCGAAGGTCATCCGCGCGGCCGAGCACAACCCGATCAACGCCTACAAGGCGCTCTTCGGCCTCTCGGACCTCGACCCCGAGGTCCTGAAGCGGCTCGCCGCGCAACGCAAGAGCGTGAACGACCTCGTGCGTGAGCAGATGCAATCGCTCATGTCGCGCAAGGAACTCGGCAAGGCCGACCGGGATCGATTGGACCTGCATTTCCAGTCGATCCGGGACCTCGAGATCGGGCTCCAGTGCGCGCTCACGAAGGAAGAGGTCGCGGCGATGGAGGTGATGAGCCCGGACGCGCGCTCGAACGACAACCTGGAGAAGGTCGCGCGGATGCAGATGGACATCATCGCCCTCGCGATGGCATGCGGCACGACGCGCGCCGCGACGATCCAGATCGGCGACGGCAACGACAGCACCGAGTATTACATCAACGGCGTCCGGCAGAAGAGCTTCCACAAGATCTCGCACCGCATCGACAGCGACGGCTCCGAGGGCCCGCCGATCGAGGGCGCGTACCTGCTCCACCACGAGATCGACCGCATCCACGCGCGGATGTTCAGGTACCTGCTCGACAAACTCGCGGCCTACGATTTCGGCTCCGGATCGCTCCTCGATTTCGGCGTCGCGGTCTGGCTGAACGATCTCGGCAACAAGTACCACTCGTACACCGACGTCCCGTACGTCCTCGTGGGCGGCGCGAACGGCTACCTGAAGACGGGCCAGTACGTCGACGTGAACGGCGTGCACAACGGCCGTCTCCTCGGCACGATCGGCGCTGCCCTCGGCTGCAAGAACGCCGCGGGAGGCCCGCTCGACGATTTCGGTGACCCCGAGCTGCCGAAGGGCATGCTCACCGAGATCATCGCGTGAGCTGAAATGGTATATCGGGCAGCATGCCCACGCTGCCCGAGCGCATCCTCACGCTCTTCGCCACCTACCACATCCGCCGCGAGAAGGTCCTCGCGGACCTCGACGCGATCTACGCGCCCGACGTCCGCTTCGTCGATCCTTTCAATGACGTCACGGGCAAGGACCGCTTCCTCCGCATCAACGAGAACCTCTTCAAGCGCCTCCGGGAAATGCGCTTCGACGACCTCGCGCTCGTCGGCGAGGAGCCTCATTTCATGCTCGCGTGGACCGCGACGATCGAAGGCCCGATGGGCCTCACCATCACGGCCCCGGGCGTGAGCGAGTTCCGCTCGGAGAGCGGCGTCGTCGTCTACCACCGCGATCACTGGGACGTGCTCTCGTCCATGGCCGCGAGTGTCCCCGGCGTCCGGAAGCTCTATCCGCGCCTCACCGCCATGTTCTTCGAGCGGTAATCGTTACGCCGCGACGAACGCCCCGAGGAGCACGAGCCCCGCGCCCTGGCTCTTTTCGGGGTGGAATTGCACGGCCGTCACGTTGTCCCGCGCGACCGCCGCCGTGACCACGTTCGGCCCGTGCGTCACCGTCGCCACCACGATCGACGGATCCTCCGGCACCGCGTGATAGCTGTGCACGAAGTACACGTGGGGCGCCTCCGATCCCCACGCGCCGAGCGCGCCCTCGGGCGCCCGCTTCATCTCCAGCCGATTCCAGCCGATGTGCGGGATCTTCACCACGTCCGCGCCCGCCCCTGGATTGAGCCTCCGCACGGCGCCCTGAAACACACCGAGCCCCGTGGCCCCCGGCGCCTCCTCGCTCGACGCGAACAGCGCTTGCAGCCCCAAGCAAATGCCGAGATAGGGTTTGCCGCGGCGCACGGCCTCCCGCAACGCCTCGCCGAGCTCGCCCGCGAGCGCCGCTGCGCAATCGCGGAACGCGCCTTGCCCGGGCACCACGATCTTGTCCGCGCCGAGCACGTCTTCGGCTCGCCCGCTGCGAACGACCTCGCTCGCCACGCCGCGATCCTCGGCCGCGCGCGTGATTGCCCGCTCCACGCTGCGCAGGTTCCCCATCCCGAGATCCACGACGACGACCCGCGCCATGGCTAGAGGCTTCCCTTCGTCGACGGCACGCCCGCCACGCGTGGATCGATCCGCGTCGCCCGCATCAGCGCCTTCGCGAATGCCTTGAAGCTGATCTCGATGATGTGGTGCAGGTTCTCGCCCTCGTGCATTCTGAGGTGCAAGTTGCACTGCGCCGATCGGGCGAAGGCCTCGAAAAACACCGGCACGAGCTCCACGTCGAACGTCCCGACCTTCGCCTTCGGGAGCGGTACGCGGAACACGAAATACGGTCGACCCGAGAGATCGAGCGCGCACGTCACGAGCGCCTCGTCCATCGGCAACGTCGCCTCGCCGTAACGCGTGATCCCCGCCTTGTCCCCGAGCGCCTGCGCGACGGCCGAGCCGAGCACGATCCCGAGATCCTCGGTCGTGTGGTGCCCGTCGATCTCCACGTCGCCCTGGGCCTCCACGGTCAGGTCGAAGAGCCCGTGCCGGGCGATCTGATCGAGCATGTGCGAGAGGAACGGCAGCGGCGTCGTGATGCGGCTTTTTCCGGTCCCGTCCAGATCGACCTCGACGGCGATGCGGGTCTCGTGGGTCACGCGTTCGACCCGGCTAGCACGCGGCATGGCGGCCATCGTAGCCCCCGGGCGCGCCCCAGGCGAAGCTCCTGCGCCCAGGATGTGTTATGCCCGCCTCGTGAAGCTCCCCGCCTGGCTCGTCGCCCTCGCGCTCCTCGGCACTGCCTGCAGCTCGAGCACCCTCGTCCAGCAAGGGCCCAGCGACACGCTCCGCGCCTATGCCCGCGCCCTCGAAGAAGGCCGCGTCGACGAGGCCTATCGCCTGCTCTCCGACGACGCCAAGCGCTCGATGTCGCTCGAAGCGTTTCGCCGCGCCGTGAAGGAGAGCCCGGACGAGGTCATCGAGATCGCCCGCGCCGTCTCGCGCCCCTCGAGTGATCCGCTCGTCACGGCCACCGTGAGCTTGCCGAACGGCGACGAGCTGCTCCTCGTCTACGAAGACGGCAAATGGCGCATCGACGCCGCCGCGATCGACCTCTACAGCCAGGCCACGCCGCGCCAGGCGCTCGCGGGCTTCTTGCGGGCCTTCGAGCGCAAGCGCTACGACGTCGTCCTTCGCTACGTCCCCGACGCCGAAAAAGAAGGCATCGCCCTCGGCGAAGAGCCAGCGCCCGCCGCGACGCCCGAGGCCGCCCCGCCGGCCGGAAAAAAAGACGACGCCGCAGCCGCAAAGACGACCGGCACGGAGCTCACGGCGGAAAAACTTCGCGCGGCCTGGGAAGGCCCGCAGAAGGAACAGATCAACCGGATTGTCCAGGCCATCCGCACCGCGCTGCCGACGGCCGTCATCGAGGAGACCGGCGACAGCGCGTCGATGTCCTACGGCGCCGGCGGTACGGTCGCCCTCGTTCGCGAGCACGGGCTCTGGAAAATTCGCGACTTCTGACGCGACCCGCGCCGGGCCTGCGCGTTACGAGCGGGTCCGCAAAAAATGTACTAGGGTGTCGCGCGTATGGCCTCGAACGGCGCGCCCCCCTCTCGACCACCCTCTTCCTCGGGAGAGGATAGCGTCCCGATCCTCCCGCTGCGGAATTCCGTATTGTTTCCCATGTCGGTGGTCCCGATCAACGTCGGGCGTCCCCGCAGTGTCCGGCTCGTCGAGGACCTCCTCGGCCGCGAGCGGGCCCTCGTCGGCGTGATCAGCCAGCGTTCACCCGAGATCGACGAGCCGACCTTCAAGGAGCTCTACACGGTCGGCACCATCGCGCGGGTCGTGAAGGTGATCCGCCTCGGACCGAGCAACTACTCCGTCGTCCTGAACGGGCTCGGCCGCTTCCGCGTGAAGAACATCGTCACGCTCGAGCCGTACATGCGCGCGAAGATCGAGCGCATCCCCGAGTCGCTCGTCCGCGACGTCGAGCTCGACGCGCTCGGCACGGGCCTGCGCGAAGCGACGCGCGAGGTCCTGCAGCTCATGCCGAACCTGCCGCGCGACACGGCGGGCATCCTCGACAACGTGCGCGAGCCCGGCGCGCTCGCCGATCTCATCGCCTCGAACTTCCCGCAGGCGCAGGCGTCCGTCGCCGACAAGCAGGAGATCCTCGAGGCCTTCGACGTGAAGGCCCGCGTGCGGCTCGTGCTCGCGATGGTGGGTCGCCAGCTCGAAGTGCTGCGCGTGAAGAAGGAGATCTCCTCCATGGTCCAGGAGGAGATGGGCAAGAGCCAGCGCGAGTACATCCTGCGCCAGCAGATGAAGAGCATCCGCGAGGAGCTCGGCGAGGCGGGCGAGGACGACGAGATCGAGGAGCTGCGCGAGCGTGTGCGCCGCGCGAAGGTCCCGCCCGAGGTCGAGAAGGTCGTGAAGAAGCAGCTCGGCCGCATGCGCTCGATGGCGCAGCAGTCGGCCGAGTACAACGTCACGCGGACGTACGTCGAGTGGATCGCGGACCTGCCGTGGTCGAAGACGACGGTCGATCGCATCAGCGTGCAGGAGGTGCGCCGTTGCCTCGACGAGGACCACATGGGCCTCGAAAAGGTGAAGAAGCGCATCGTCGAGTACGCCGCGATCCGGCAGCTCCGGGCCGACAAGAAGGGCCCGATCCTGCTCTTCATCGGGCCGCCCGGCGTCGGCAAGACCTCGCTCGGCCGCTCGATCGCCCGCGCGATGGGCCGCCAGTACGAGCGCATCGCGCTCGGCGGCGTACGCGACGAGGCCGAGGTCCGCGGCCATCGCCGTACGTACGTCGGCGCCTTGCCGGGTCGCATCCTGCAAGCGCTGAAGAAGGCCGGCACGAAGAACCCGGTGCTCGTCCTCGACGAGGTCGACAAGATGGGCGTCGATCTGCGCGGCGATCCGGCGGCGGCGCTCCTCGAGGTGCTGGATCCCGAGCAGAACTCGACGTTCCAGGATCACTACCTCGACATGCCGTTCGACCTGTCGCAGGTGATGTTCCTGGCCACGGCGAACAACCGCGAAACGATCCCGCCTGCGCTCTTCGACCGCATGGAGGTCATCGAGGTCCCGGGCTACACGCGCACGGACAAACTCGGCATCGCGCGCGAGTTCCTCGTGCCGAAGCAGCTCTCGGCGCACGGCCTCACGGACGAGCGGCTGGAGTTCACCGAGCCCGGCATCGCCACGCTCGTCGACCACTACACGCGCGAGGCCGGCGTGCGCGGGCTCGAGCGCGAGATCGCGGCGGTTTGTCGGGCCACGGCGGTCAAGCTCGCCGAAGGCAACGCGGTGCTGGAGGTCGTCTCGCCCGAGCACGTCGAGAAGGTCCTCGGCCCGCACAAGCATCGCCCCGAGATCGCCGAGCGCAACCTCGAACCGGGCGTGGCGACGGGCCTCGCGTGGACGCCCACGGGCGGCGAGATCCTCTTCATCGAGGCCACCAAGATGCCCGGCAAGGGCAACGTCGTGTTGACCGGCAACATGAAGAACGTGATGCAGGAGTCGGCCACGACGGCCGTCTCCTTCGTCCGCAGCAAGGCCGGCGAGCTGCACCTCGATCCCGAGTGGCTGAAGAACATCGACCTGCACGTGCACATCCCGAAGCACGGCACGCCCAAGGACGGGCCGAGCGCGGGCGTGACGATGTTCACCGCGGTCTGCTCGCTCCTGCTCGGCTGCCCGGTGCGCTCGGACATCGCGATGACGGGCGAGATCTCGCTGCGCGGCCGCATCATGAGCGTGGGCGGCGTGAAGGAGAAGCTGCTCGCCGCGCACCGCGCCGGCATCAAGCACGTCATCATCCCCGCGAAGAACCGCAAGGATCTCGAAGACGTGCCGCAGGACATCCTCGACGAGGTCAAGGTGACGCTCGTCAACGCGATGGATGAGATCCTCCCGCTCGTGCTCGAACCCCCGCGACAAACGTCCGTGAGCACGCCGCCGCCCCTGGCGTGAGCGTGAACCTCCAACGACTGGCGAGCGCGCGGCCGTCCTCGATCGGCATCGGGGCGGTCGTGCTGCTCGTGGGCGCGATCGGGTTTCTGCCGCTCTTCGATGGGCCCGGCTACGAGAGCGCGCTCGCCGCGGGACTCGTCGTGCCGAGCGCCGCGGCGATCACGACGGCGCTGGAGACGAGCAAGGCACGCCCGGCGCCGTTCGACGCGTTCGCCTCGGGCCTCGCGCGGGGCGCGCTGTTCGTGGGCGTCGCGTGGCTCGTCACGATCGTCCATGGCCTGCGTGCGGGGTTCTGTGATCCGCTCTCCGGCTCGGTCCTGTTTGCCCTCGGCCCCGGGGTCGGCGCGCTGCTCGCGGGCGCCTGGGGCGCGACGGCGGGCGAGATCGCGGGGCGCGTGAAGCGGCGGCGGCTCTGCGCGGTGCTGCTTGCGCTCGCGGCGCCGCTCGCGTCCGTGGGGGTCTCGCTCGTCCGTTTCTACACGAGCCCGATGGTCTTCGCGTACGACCCGTTCGTCGGCTACTTCAGCGGCAGCCTCTACGACACGGTCATCGACGCCTCGGGGCTCTACGCGTACCGAGCGGGTTCGGCCGCGACGCTCCTCGCGGGCGCCGTGCTCGCGTCGCACCTCGCGCGCACGGACGAAGGCAAGCTCGCGCGCCGCTCGATCAACCAGCCGAGTGCGATCGTGCTCGGCGTGTTCGCGGCTGCGGCGAGCCTCGGGATGACGTTCTTTGGTCATCGCCTCGGGCACTGGCACACGCCCATGAGCATCGCCGAGACGCTTGGCGGCAGGGTCGAGAGCGAGCGTTGCGACGTCGTCTACCCGCGCGGCATGCCCCGCGAGGACGCGCTTCGTTTCGCGCGGGACTGCTCTGCGCACGTCGTCGCGCAGGAGGCGTGGCTGGAGACGAAAGGGCCCGCCAAGATCACGGCGTACTTGTTCGCCGATCCCGCGCAAAAAGGCGCGCTCATGGGCGCGGCCGACAC
Protein-coding sequences here:
- a CDS encoding DUF1592 domain-containing protein, which gives rise to METFSAPSSVMRRIPTLLRAGALVLACLLPACVGTIGGSSEDQAAVQSIPERSAFPRLTHAQWENSVRDVLRLEARPGFSASFTGDPLGGVFDNNEAVLSVTPNLWADYQRAAEELAALVVSDPAKVDALVPADEGQGNEARARAFIETVGKRAYRRPLTGQEVDKLVALFNEAPSLIEGDPFLAGVEHVLSAFFQSPHFIYRVEGTREPRPDGLIPLGAYERASRLSYLLWNTMPDDVLFEAAAAGELDTKEGLRTHAERMLADPQARDVVLAFHRQLFDWRKFEDLYKDPAVFPEFVPEIGKDLVREAELFVEDVVFEQEGGLTELLTSRTAFVNDRLAGIYEVDAPNGAEFGKVELDAEKRSGILTRAGFLAANGTARASDPIHRGVFVNLRVLCARLPPPPNNVPPLPPVEGKTTREIVASHTGKGTCGASCHGTLINPAGFAFENYDAIGRYRSEDNGFPVDAADAYPLGGGMVNFSDANTWSQLLAESREANECFAKNWLEFAYGRDAVVEDAKLIATLGEASRTGMSVKELLLELISSDAFSTRRPVEVAP
- a CDS encoding DUF1552 domain-containing protein, translating into MNRRHLLRGLFGVSLALPFLESFSPRKAEAGAGDVPPFAIFMRQANGVVQQTNDEPEMFWPSQTGALTTESLNAESDRTVSELSAYASRLLLVKGINFAFPGNGCGHSGGGNQCLTAQKVSTDPVGNESLAMGESIDNRIARELNAAGVEPLTLYAGKKAGYINEVLSYRDAKVIRAAEHNPINAYKALFGLSDLDPEVLKRLAAQRKSVNDLVREQMQSLMSRKELGKADRDRLDLHFQSIRDLEIGLQCALTKEEVAAMEVMSPDARSNDNLEKVARMQMDIIALAMACGTTRAATIQIGDGNDSTEYYINGVRQKSFHKISHRIDSDGSEGPPIEGAYLLHHEIDRIHARMFRYLLDKLAAYDFGSGSLLDFGVAVWLNDLGNKYHSYTDVPYVLVGGANGYLKTGQYVDVNGVHNGRLLGTIGAALGCKNAAGGPLDDFGDPELPKGMLTEIIA
- a CDS encoding nuclear transport factor 2 family protein yields the protein MPTLPERILTLFATYHIRREKVLADLDAIYAPDVRFVDPFNDVTGKDRFLRINENLFKRLREMRFDDLALVGEEPHFMLAWTATIEGPMGLTITAPGVSEFRSESGVVVYHRDHWDVLSSMAASVPGVRKLYPRLTAMFFER
- the hisH gene encoding imidazole glycerol phosphate synthase subunit HisH; the protein is MARVVVVDLGMGNLRSVERAITRAAEDRGVASEVVRSGRAEDVLGADKIVVPGQGAFRDCAAALAGELGEALREAVRRGKPYLGICLGLQALFASSEEAPGATGLGVFQGAVRRLNPGAGADVVKIPHIGWNRLEMKRAPEGALGAWGSEAPHVYFVHSYHAVPEDPSIVVATVTHGPNVVTAAVARDNVTAVQFHPEKSQGAGLVLLGAFVAA
- the hisB gene encoding imidazoleglycerol-phosphate dehydratase HisB, which encodes MPRASRVERVTHETRIAVEVDLDGTGKSRITTPLPFLSHMLDQIARHGLFDLTVEAQGDVEIDGHHTTEDLGIVLGSAVAQALGDKAGITRYGEATLPMDEALVTCALDLSGRPYFVFRVPLPKAKVGTFDVELVPVFFEAFARSAQCNLHLRMHEGENLHHIIEISFKAFAKALMRATRIDPRVAGVPSTKGSL
- the lon gene encoding endopeptidase La, whose amino-acid sequence is MASNGAPPSRPPSSSGEDSVPILPLRNSVLFPMSVVPINVGRPRSVRLVEDLLGRERALVGVISQRSPEIDEPTFKELYTVGTIARVVKVIRLGPSNYSVVLNGLGRFRVKNIVTLEPYMRAKIERIPESLVRDVELDALGTGLREATREVLQLMPNLPRDTAGILDNVREPGALADLIASNFPQAQASVADKQEILEAFDVKARVRLVLAMVGRQLEVLRVKKEISSMVQEEMGKSQREYILRQQMKSIREELGEAGEDDEIEELRERVRRAKVPPEVEKVVKKQLGRMRSMAQQSAEYNVTRTYVEWIADLPWSKTTVDRISVQEVRRCLDEDHMGLEKVKKRIVEYAAIRQLRADKKGPILLFIGPPGVGKTSLGRSIARAMGRQYERIALGGVRDEAEVRGHRRTYVGALPGRILQALKKAGTKNPVLVLDEVDKMGVDLRGDPAAALLEVLDPEQNSTFQDHYLDMPFDLSQVMFLATANNRETIPPALFDRMEVIEVPGYTRTDKLGIAREFLVPKQLSAHGLTDERLEFTEPGIATLVDHYTREAGVRGLEREIAAVCRATAVKLAEGNAVLEVVSPEHVEKVLGPHKHRPEIAERNLEPGVATGLAWTPTGGEILFIEATKMPGKGNVVLTGNMKNVMQESATTAVSFVRSKAGELHLDPEWLKNIDLHVHIPKHGTPKDGPSAGVTMFTAVCSLLLGCPVRSDIAMTGEISLRGRIMSVGGVKEKLLAAHRAGIKHVIIPAKNRKDLEDVPQDILDEVKVTLVNAMDEILPLVLEPPRQTSVSTPPPLA